The window CAAGTCTTCGGCGCTCGACCCAGCTTATGGTAGCAGAGCCGGAGATCGCTGCCTACAAAAGCTGCCCATCCCAACGCCTCAGTTCGGGCACTGAGCAGCGTGCGGGCGACGGCTACGCATCGACCTTGAGCGCGGCCACATCCTGGCGGGGCGGCGCCCCGAACATCCGCCGGTACTCCCGGCTGAACTGGGACGGGCTCTCGTACCCGACGCGGAACGCGGCCTCGGCCGCATCCAACCCCTCACCCAGCATCAACCGGCGGGCCTCCTGGAGTCGTAGCCGCTTCTGGTACTGGAGTGGGCTCATCGCCGTACCGCCCTTGAAATGAAGGTGGAACGCCGACGGGCTCATCCGCACGTGCTTCGCGAGCGAGTCGATCCGGAGCGGGTCGGCGAAGTGGTCCTTCAGCCACCGGATGGCCCGCGCGATTCGGTGGGCCGGGGCGCCGGCCGCGGCGATCTGGCGCAGCCGTGCCCCGTGCGGGCCGGTCAACACCCGGTAGGTGATCTCGCGGAGCGCGAGCGGCGCCAGCGGCACGATGTCCGCCGGGGAGTCGAGGAGGGACACGAGGCGGCCGACGGCGTCGAGGAGCGGCGGCTCGACGGGGCAGACCGCGAGCCCGCGCGTCGGCGACCCGAGTGGCGGCGCGGTCAAGCCGTCGGCCAGGAGTTCGCCGACGGCCGCCAGGTCGAGCGAGATGCTAACGACCAGGCACGGGCGGTCCGGCGTCGCCTCGACCACCCGGGAGGTGACCGGGAGATCGACCGACACGAGGAGCGAATGCGCCGGGTCATAGTGATAAACTTCGTCCGCGAGAAGGACTTCCTTCGCGCCCTGCGCGACGATGCACAACGACGGCTCGTACACGACAGCCGCGTGGTCCGAGGGCGCCGAGGACCGATACAGCCGGAGCGCGGGCACGGCCGTGCCGAACGTGCCGTCCGCGGCCGTCTGCCGCTCGATTGCGGACGCGAGTTTCGCCAGTTCGGTTGTTGCCACGTCGACTTTTCCCTTTTGGTCGGCCCGCTCGCCTCTCACCAGTGTACCCGCGGTGGGGGATCACGGTCACGGTCCTACCCCCGGGTCGTGGAGGATTAGGCAAGAGTTCGGGACGATCGAGTTACCCGTCCCACGCGGACGCCGCCTACTATCTCTTCGTCGGGCGATGACGGTGGACCAAACCGCCCCACACACGAAAGGAATGGAACCATGACGACGAAAGCCTACGCCGCCCAGACCGCCAAGAGCCCGCTCGCCGCCC is drawn from Fimbriiglobus ruber and contains these coding sequences:
- a CDS encoding AraC family transcriptional regulator; translation: MATTELAKLASAIERQTAADGTFGTAVPALRLYRSSAPSDHAAVVYEPSLCIVAQGAKEVLLADEVYHYDPAHSLLVSVDLPVTSRVVEATPDRPCLVVSISLDLAAVGELLADGLTAPPLGSPTRGLAVCPVEPPLLDAVGRLVSLLDSPADIVPLAPLALREITYRVLTGPHGARLRQIAAAGAPAHRIARAIRWLKDHFADPLRIDSLAKHVRMSPSAFHLHFKGGTAMSPLQYQKRLRLQEARRLMLGEGLDAAEAAFRVGYESPSQFSREYRRMFGAPPRQDVAALKVDA